The DNA segment TATTTATATTGTAAGAAacttctttttcatttcattggTGTGAACATGTAAATCATACCCACTGTTATTTGCTTTGTTGTTTTACAGAACTATAAGGCCACAGTGGAAAGGTGAGTGGTGTGGCTCTCTCCCATTTTCTGAGTTTCTAAATGCAAACCCACAGTAGCACCTGTGTCctgacttttattatttttgcagaGCCCAGTGCACACTGCAGCATCCAGAGGAGCTTTCAGGAACACTGATCCATGTGCCAAAACATCTGGCCAACCTGAAGTTCAAAGTGTGGGAGAAGATGCAGAACATTGTCCAATACAGTAAGTcaattacactacattatattaatttattttttttttctgtgtgtattgtgttgtataTTACATGTTTGTTTGGTGTCTTCTATAGCAAATGTAACGTTGGACCCCAACACTGCTCATCCTAAACTCATTGTGTCTAATGATCTGACCCTTGTAAGAACAAGTGATGAGGATCAGCACCTTCCCAACAATCCAGAGAGATTCAATGAACTATTGTGTATCCTTGGCTCAGAGGGTTTTAACTCAGGGACACACTGCTGGGACGTCAAAGTGGGAGACAGTACAGTGTGGGTTGTGGGAGTAATGACAGAATCTGCTCAGAGGAAGGGTAAGATCAACTCCAGAAGTGGACTCTGGTATCTGAGATATTATGATGGAATATATAACGCATGTTCTACACCAGAACAATCTATTCCCATCAAAGTAGTAAATAAACTCCAGAGGATCAGGGTGCAACTAGACTGGGACAAAGGAAAGCTGTCATTCTCTGACCCTCTCACTAAAACACATATATTCACTTTCACACATGCATTTAATGAGAAAATACTGCCACTTATTAATGTTGGGTGTAAAGTGTCTCCAATGAAGATCATTTCACTTAAATGCTCTGTAAGTGTGAAATAGTTCAGTTAGGGCTATTTGGATTGAATAATTACGCAACGCTTAAATGTATCTTATCGACAACTTTTAATGAAGTAACAGGAGAATACAATgctttttcctttatttgtgCCTCATGACTTCTTATCTGATCTTctatcattacatttttcaccTAAATATTGGGTGGTTGTTTCATTCATATAGATGTAAATATCATGAAATAAAAGTTGAATTCATGAGAAATTATGAATAATTATGTGTATGGCTCAATGTATAGCAAagatatatacaaaataaatacaccgAAGACAATGACTGGTGAGGCTAATTCTTGTTTTTATCATCTATTCATTAGCATCTCAtgctcatacacacaaacacatacacacatctacatttatttaaatataaatataataattgcaatttctgttattttttgtgtgtgtgcattaggtTCCTTGTCCTTTTTTGAAAAAGGCacaacaaattattttattatctctTTAATACACAATTCTGGCTTGCCCTTGAGGGACTTCTTCATGAGTCAAAAGCTATGTATTCGATCCCAAAGACCATTAAACATTATAGTAGAGGCAAAGTCCCCCTGTTCACAAAGAATCTGCAGACATTTGAGACACCAAACACACAGTTTATCGCAGGACACTTGGtatatgagagaaagaaagctgcTAGGTCCTGATAACACACCAGGATGAGAGCCCAGAGTATGTGTTAAATATGTTACTATCTCTCTAAGTCAGGCAGCTGTTTTTGTGTTAGCTTCACGTGTACTTCAAGATGACTACCGTCAACCCTGTGGCAAAGAAATTATCTGTGAAAACCAGTAGTACTCAAACCTGTCATCATGCTTTCGATAGCTGGGAATGAAACACAATCTTCTCACCACAACCTTTTAATTCCATCAAGATCATCAACACCCCCTCTAGCAAcaatcaagtcaagaagcttttattgtcatttcaaccatgtatagctgacgcattacacagtgaaatgaaacaacgttcctcctgaaccctggtgctacatacaacaacaatcacagaaaacagaaaacacagggttaaGGACTAGTACTACAGCACTACACTGAGCATGGGCATGGGCCACAAAGAGCTTACAAAACATCAGCAGGATCTTGTTGTTTAAATGAATTGCTCAGGAGATTAAGATTTTCCAAGCTTTTAGATATACAGTGGAACTTTGGGAAAAACAGTCATCAGCAAGTGCATAAAATATCACATGatagaacagaaaattgatcaGGGGAAGGCTTTCAAGAATCCTACAGAAACATTATAGGAACTGCAGCTCTTTCTGACAAGTACCAAATTTagtctattatttttttaaggtgtGTTTCGGCTACTAAAACTACTGTGGGGCTTTGTTTTGGGCAGGACTGAACTGTATATCTCTAAGGACCATTGACATCAACAGAAAAATGGCTTcaaccaaaaaaattaataaatattttggaaTGATGTTTGGTTGTGAATAATGTTTGCTTGTGCACATCTTTTGAATAATTGACAaaacaattgtttatttttataaaaaataaaataaaaaagtagggtaaagcatgggggtggcAACATCGCACTTTGGGGCTGCTTTCTTCAGCAAGAACTGGTTCTTATAGCAAAGGAGgaggcagaggtggaaagagtaataaaatattctactcaagtaaatcgtttctttaatgaaattaagtacAAGTGAAGTTGCtgactcaagtaaaagtaaaaagtagctcaattcaaatttatttacagtataatttACAGAGTTACTTTTTCAAAAGTGGGGGTGGTGTGggggattctagtgtagttcaCAAAGGACaaggggattttttttaagtttttgaaGCGGGCTTTTATTCATGCCTagtgtatctatctatcacctTAACATTCACACAGTTACATTTGATGTAACAGTATATGACCCCATATACATACTAACATTTAAACAGGTGATAATTGTAATGGGATCATTGGTGTTATAAACTAggtacaaaaaaacaagtcataTTCTGTCTACAgataaaacaaactaaaaaccatttatgaatttgtttattgattttgaCAGATTAGAAAAGTTAGTATTAAATTATGCACATTCACAGCATTGCCTGTTCTAGACATTTAAAGGCCCTAGGCAACATTTATATTGGAGACACCCCTAACCCtactttctttcactttctttcaCATCTAATTTAATCTCCAaacttttatgtatttatgtattttatgtatttatcagtacttttatatatttaattaaatgtgtatATGAATTTAACTTTAACTAAGGTCAACactaaaaaaggaagaaaaaaaaaagaaaaaggtatgaaagttcatacacacacacacacacacacacacacacacacacacacacacactcaaatgtgtgttaccgaactgtacaacctgaacttaacacacactcattactcaccTCAATctattccaccatcatttatttattattttttatacttgaccccattacactgtttacctgctgtttttttcaccttttgactgtattatactgtttacatgctgttttttgcacctcttgactactgctactgctgttatttgcactgcattgtgtctgtttatatttactcccaGCTACAgtttttatagttctctttgcacagtactgtatatttagagtacagtaggtttactggtcggcgcccTCTTGGgttatgtgttttgtcttgtgttgttttgtgttgtctgtctgtactgtttttcgtctgcactgtttgcactaggttgcactcgatgcactttatgtagctttgtgttgtgttgtatgtgctctatgttgttgtttagtgtagcaccagggttctggaggaacgttgtctcgtttttactgtgtactgtgtaccactgtgtatagtaaaaatgacaataaaagccacttgacttgacttgacttaactaTAGaccagcttcttcttcttccttggCCATGATATGTCATTAGCGAGGCTACactctaaaataataatttgtttttaaaatatttttctttaaaattctcACTTTAGTAGGTTTAAGATTATAATTCTATTATAAATAGCTCACATAGACACACTGATCAAATCACCCAGGACTTTTAGTTATTTGTTCAGTAATTTATTTACACCACACCTACTCACTATTTGGaataatgcatatttttccCTACACCGTATATTATgggtaaaatgtatttttttttttatctagcatctgcgatttctttttttatttacacacacttttactttttctttagtAGTTTATAGTTGTCACGGTGCTCGCACTGTTTTGAATCCACCTTCAAACGGACACGAACCGGCAGAATAAAGCTCCCTTTCTTCTAATAATACTTTGAAGATCAAAAACATATGATGAAAGCTCACATAGCGGCATCACAAGCTTCGGTTTCTTTGTGTGCCTGTTTAGTGTTCTTGCTAAACAATCTCCGAGAGATCTATTCgtattttaacaaaaaacgACTTAATTTCAGTAAcatgtaattcgttactttccATCGCTGGGAGCAGAAAATACCGCTAACATCAAAAGGacgacaaaaaaaataataacaataaatataataatgttctgatattatttgcatttatataatcatttaattgtcatttatataattaaattgaaatttGACGATTCTatgttttttactttgaaatgaGTAGGTTTGTCATTGTATGCGACACTTGGATTAGAAGGCATGGATAGTTTGCTTGTATAGAGGAAGATTGAATATGCTGACCTGCGACTGTAGTTTATATTTACTTTGCTggaagtgaaagtgaaagtctGAGACTGCCTATGCGGAAGGTATAGACAGTTAGCAGCAAATCAAAATGAGTGCCAAGTTTTCAGAAGATCAATTCTCCTGTCCGGTGTGTTTTGAGATCTTCAAAGATCCAGTTCTCCTGCAGTGTAGTCACAGTGTCTGTAAAGTGTGTCTGGAGCAGTACTGGGAGACCAAAGGATCCAGGGAGTGTCCAGTTTGTAGGACTAGATCATCCCAGACTCTTCCCCCAACAAACTTTGCTTTACGAAACCTGTGTGAATCCTTCTTGAGGGAGAGAAATCAGGAGACTTCACCAGTGTCTGAGACGGTCTGTAGTCTGCACAGTGAGAATTTCAGTCTCTTCTGTCTGGATGATAAAGAAccggtgtgtgtggtgtgtcaAACTTCAAGGAAACACACCGACCACCAATTCTGCCCCATTGAAGAAGCAGCAATTGGCTGCAAGGTAAATAAAAAGTACTTGTAAATAACTTTAATTTGAACTTGAAtcattttccacatttaaactAAAGGATTGTGTTGTGTGACTTAATAATCTACACTATAATACAACTAGATAATATACatcattaattcttttttaagaattataaaacataaatgtaagtataagtgaattatgtgtatttattcttgttaaacaagcctggggcgactgggacaaggaaaaactcccttagatggcaTAGGGAAGTAGCCTTCAAAAGGGGAACCCCTCATCATTACTGCACAAATAGATAactaaaatctttaaaataaagcacaaattaaatattaaactaaGCATTGCACTGTGCACCAATAAACCCACTGCCAAGCAGACTAAGCTTTATCAATTCTTTATTCCAACCAATCTAATAGAATGTGCTGATCTTCTGCAAACACCGATGTAATGTTATTATGATGGGGAAACTTTTATAATAAAGGGAAGTTGTACAAGAACATGATTCCTTATATGAAAACCTGTTGCTGAGATTTATTCAATGGATTTGCTATATAGAGTGTTAAAGAATGTCTACCAGTTCAAGCCTTTCTTTGGAAACCAGTTTATTGGGAACGAGCATTGTCCTCCCAGCTGCACTTTTTTAGGTCTTTGCAATAAATATCTAAaggattgattttattttcagtacCCAAACTGTAGCCGAATAGAAATGTATTGTTGAATTTTAGGTTAGACAAATGTTGTCAATTTTAAACAAGTTTCTTGCTACATTTCAAAAGTTaaatgtcctctacatctgcctttttcaaaacaactacttgcatgtctcccctcaccacatccataaacctcctccttggtcttcctcttttcctccttcctggtggctccatcctcagcattctcctactgatataccctatgtctctcctctgcacatgtccaaaccacctcaatcgagcctccctcaccttgtcaccaaaacgtcctacatgggctgtccctctaataaacctccagctccacctcctgtcttttactcaatgccactgtctctaatccatacatcgcaggtctcaccacagtcctataaactttccctttcactcttacagaaactcttctatcacaaatcactcctgctatcactcttctccacccactccaccctgcctgcactcttttcttcacttctctaacacactctccattactttgcactgttgaac comes from the Silurus meridionalis isolate SWU-2019-XX chromosome 3, ASM1480568v1, whole genome shotgun sequence genome and includes:
- the LOC124383330 gene encoding zinc-binding protein A33-like isoform X2; amino-acid sequence: MASKFLCSQHSEKLNLFCLDDQQPVCLVCRDSRKHTNHKFRPVNEAVTDLKEELKTALNHLQEKLNTIETSKLNCSQIAEHIKNYKATVERAQCTLQHPEELSGTLIHVPKHLANLKFKVWEKMQNIVQYTNVTLDPNTAHPKLIVSNDLTLVRTSDEDQHLPNNPERFNELLCILGSEGFNSGTHCWDVKVGDSTVWVVGVMTESAQRKGKINSRSGLWYLRYYDGIYNACSTPEQSIPIKVVNKLQRIRVQLDWDKGKLSFSDPLTKTHIFTFTHAFNEKILPLINVGCKVSPMKIISLKCSVSVK
- the LOC124383330 gene encoding zinc-binding protein A33-like isoform X1, producing MASKFLCSQHSEKLNLFCLDDQQPVCLVCRDSRKHTNHKFRPVNEAVTDLKEELKTALNHLQEKLNTIETSKLNCSQIAEHIKIQDQNIACQIKEEFEKLHQFLRDEEASRLAALREEEKQKSQIMKEKIEKLSRDISTLSDTIRAIEKEMSAEDVLFLQNYKATVERAQCTLQHPEELSGTLIHVPKHLANLKFKVWEKMQNIVQYTNVTLDPNTAHPKLIVSNDLTLVRTSDEDQHLPNNPERFNELLCILGSEGFNSGTHCWDVKVGDSTVWVVGVMTESAQRKGKINSRSGLWYLRYYDGIYNACSTPEQSIPIKVVNKLQRIRVQLDWDKGKLSFSDPLTKTHIFTFTHAFNEKILPLINVGCKVSPMKIISLKCSVSVK